Proteins encoded by one window of Rutidosis leptorrhynchoides isolate AG116_Rl617_1_P2 chromosome 7, CSIRO_AGI_Rlap_v1, whole genome shotgun sequence:
- the LOC139860573 gene encoding uncharacterized protein, with amino-acid sequence MQDDNRYFILNVIVSEIFFCLSDWSGPASAFIEKFLTFIVDTLSEKVCGTLHSSKTFFQKHSLSLIPFIPKLILQVDDTWRSNILQGFTEVFRKCDPDSSMKLVCLSAIEEMLFPKDSCLFSSTSDSETVDFQMTWIREIPLLLTLLGDKNPSSSKAVLRLQLRLGQCAITNSLVSQELDNIQCSLREFYSTCRDGDVCYGPFMKLARDIQELSICCLYYFSFLDPSLLQSIAACCLCPDFEPFILFRFLEVVSYAYTAGHIQVADYISFLITLLSRYQVFPESSSVNGEKCWKSNFGLFTSVTSSVCSYLTRIGDVHLVFKLIEEAVIDQISNKLPLENTCALFRMMITLDDSKRTKLSEQSIFKLVNALPGYLIDVVSSFRDDDCGSSNSVHISKIRYYILPCFILFSRSEKFLSDFLNAMRSFISGNDLSTFDVRNGDFITSDQSTRIIAVVRLLLLIFEDARLNKMLLCHKKEIDGILHNILNLLSNGDLNIEKKHKIQCAYDQLKTLVDG; translated from the exons ATGCAGGATGATAATAGATACTTTATATTGAATGTCATAGTTTCAGAGATTTTTTTCTGCTTAAGTGACTGGTCAGGGCCCGCATCCGCCTTTATCgaaaaattcttgacattcattgtAGATACATTGTCCGAGAAG GTTTGTGGTACTTTACATTCTAGCAAAACATTTTTCCAGAAGCATTCTCTTTCACTTATTCCTTTTATCCCTAAACTGATCCTGCAAGTCGATGATACATGGAGATCAAATATTCTTCAG GGTTTTACAGAAGTCTTTAGAAAGTGTGATCCAGACTCTTCTATGAAATTAGTTTGCCTTTCAGCAATTGAAGAAATGCTATTTCCT AAAGATAGTTGTTTATTCTCGAGTACAAGTGATTCAGAAACAGTAGACTTTCAGATGACCTGGATAAGAGAGATTCCATTGTTACTAACCCTCTTGGGTGATAAAAATCCATCATCATCCAAG GCTGTATTGCGGCTTCAACTTCGTTTGGGACAATGTGCTATCACAAACTCTCTTGTCTCACAGGAGCTTGACAACATACAATGCTCATTGAGAGAATTCTACAGCACATGTCGCGATG GGGATGTTTGTTATGGACCATTTATGAAGCTTGCAAGAGATATTCAGGAACTTTCTATTTGTTGCCTGTATTACTTCTCCTTCCTGGACCCAAGTCTGCTTCAGTCTATTGCTGCTTGTTGCTTAT GTCCAGATTTTGAACCATTTATCTTGTTTCGTTTCCTAGAAGTTGTGAGTTATGCCTACACAGCTGGACACATCCAGGTTGCTGACTATATTAGTTTCCTCATCACGCTACTCTCACGTTATCAAGTTTTTCCTG AAAGCAGTTCAGTTAACGGAGAGAAATGCTGGAAGTCAAACTTTGGATTGTTTACGTCTGTCACTAGTTCTGTCTGCTCTTACCTGACAAGAATTGGGGATGTTCATCTTGTTTTTAAACTGATAGAAGAAGCAGTTATTGATCAGATT TCAAACAAACTACCCTTGGAGAACACATGTGCATTGTTTAGAATGATGATCACACTCGATGATTCCAAGCGCACAAAACTCTCGGAACAGAGTATTTTCAAACTGGTCAACGCCCTTCCTGGATACTTGATTGATGTTGTTTCT AGTTTTCGAGATGATGATTGTGGTTCGAGTAACAGTGTTCACATTAGCAAAATTCGTTACTATATTTTGCCTTGTTTTATCTTGTTCAGTAGGAGTGAAAAATTTTTAAGTGATTTCTTGAACGCGATGAGATCTTTCATCTCTGGAAATGATTTATCAACTTTTGATGTTAGAAATGGCGACTTTATTACGAGTGACCAGTCAACCAGGATAATTGCAGTTGTACGTCTGCTCCTCCTAATCTTTGAGGATGCTAGACTAAATAAAATGTTATTGTGCCACAAGAAAGAGATTGACGGTATACTGCATAACATACTTAATTTATTG TCTAATGGCGACCTGAACATTGAAAAGAAGCACAAAATACAATGCGCATATGATCAATTGAAGACGCTCGTTGATGGATAA